One window from the genome of Micromonospora aurantiaca ATCC 27029 encodes:
- a CDS encoding winged helix-turn-helix transcriptional regulator, with product MIVELLLLVTARAGEPSAVLPALDLLPHSVRTAPRDVRTLVSGPTPDAVLVDARSELSEARATCRMLHATGLGVPLVAVVTEAGLIALNADWGVDDVILAGAGPAEVEARLRLAVGRLSNATAGAGGSIRAGELNIDPDTYAAKLKGRPLDLTYKEFELLKFLAQHPGRVFTRDQLLREVWGYDYFGGTRTVDVHVRRLRAKLGSEYESMIGTVRQVGYKFVVPPSRSLPEPEPAPLPV from the coding sequence GTGATCGTGGAGCTCCTGCTGCTCGTGACCGCGCGGGCCGGTGAGCCGTCGGCGGTGTTGCCGGCACTCGACCTGCTGCCGCACTCGGTTCGCACCGCACCCCGCGACGTCCGCACGCTGGTCTCCGGCCCGACCCCGGACGCCGTCCTGGTGGACGCCCGCTCCGAGCTGAGCGAGGCGCGGGCCACCTGCCGGATGCTGCACGCCACCGGGCTCGGCGTACCGCTCGTCGCGGTCGTCACCGAGGCCGGGCTGATCGCGCTCAACGCGGACTGGGGCGTCGACGACGTGATCCTGGCCGGCGCCGGGCCGGCCGAGGTGGAGGCCCGGCTGCGGCTCGCGGTCGGCCGGCTCAGCAACGCCACCGCCGGCGCCGGCGGCTCGATCCGGGCCGGCGAGCTGAACATCGACCCCGACACGTACGCCGCCAAGCTGAAGGGCCGGCCGCTCGACCTCACGTACAAGGAGTTCGAGCTGTTGAAGTTCCTGGCCCAGCACCCGGGGCGGGTGTTCACCCGGGACCAGTTGCTGCGCGAGGTCTGGGGCTACGACTACTTCGGCGGCACCCGGACGGTGGACGTGCACGTGCGGCGGCTACGCGCCAAGCTCGGCTCGGAGTACGAGTCGATGATCGGAACCGTCCGCCAGGTGGGCTACAAGTTCGTCGTCCCGCCGTCGCGCTCGCTGCCGGAGCCGGAGCCCGCCCCGCTGCCGGTCTGA
- a CDS encoding Ms5788A family Cys-rich leader peptide, protein MGTLLTKRRAVDLCRVATCLCRPVI, encoded by the coding sequence ATGGGGACCCTCCTCACCAAACGGCGCGCGGTCGACCTGTGCCGCGTGGCCACCTGCCTGTGTCGCCCCGTCATCTGA
- a CDS encoding LmeA family phospholipid-binding protein, with protein sequence MAEAYPAEGRPRRRGRKVLIGFLVLLLVLAGLLVVADRVAAGVAERAIADQVRQEIAKQDAQSAAPQVEVGGFPFLTQVLDGRYERISIQLTDVRGDVQGDAVEVPKLDVDARNVTASLDTLRSGRGDVVAESVDGRGTVTYESLAKLLDRPGLTLGERNGKLAVTAPVDVLGIKLTVNGTADVTVAGNKVALRFNDLTAEGLPNVPLARAALTRYAQGISIDVPLPELPFQLNLRKVEPKPEGLVVTADAANVPINSAG encoded by the coding sequence GTGGCAGAGGCGTATCCGGCGGAGGGCCGACCCCGGCGACGGGGCCGGAAGGTGCTGATCGGCTTCCTCGTCCTGCTGCTGGTGCTGGCCGGGCTGCTCGTGGTCGCCGACCGGGTGGCCGCCGGCGTGGCCGAGCGCGCCATCGCCGACCAGGTCCGGCAGGAGATCGCCAAGCAGGACGCGCAGTCCGCCGCGCCGCAGGTCGAGGTGGGTGGCTTCCCGTTCCTCACCCAGGTGCTCGACGGCCGGTACGAGCGCATCTCGATCCAGCTCACCGACGTGCGCGGCGACGTGCAGGGCGACGCGGTCGAGGTGCCGAAGCTCGACGTGGACGCGCGCAACGTGACCGCCTCGCTGGACACGCTGCGCTCCGGCCGGGGCGACGTGGTGGCCGAGAGCGTCGACGGGCGGGGCACCGTCACCTACGAGAGCCTGGCCAAGCTGCTGGACCGGCCCGGGCTGACGCTGGGCGAGCGCAACGGCAAGCTCGCCGTCACCGCGCCGGTGGACGTCCTCGGCATCAAGCTCACCGTCAACGGCACCGCCGACGTCACGGTGGCCGGCAACAAGGTGGCGCTGCGCTTCAACGACCTCACCGCCGAGGGCCTGCCGAACGTGCCGCTGGCGCGGGCCGCGCTGACCCGGTACGCGCAGGGCATCTCGATCGACGTGCCGCTGCCGGAGCTGCCGTTCCAGCTCAACCTGCGCAAGGTGGAGCCGAAGCCGGAGGGCCTGGTGGTCACGGCGGACGCGGCGAACGTGCCCATCAATTCAGCCGGCTGA
- a CDS encoding sulfurtransferase has protein sequence MSRDTALVSAEWAEKNLGAPGVVFVEVDEDTSAYDTGHIAGAVKLDWRTDLQDQVRRDFVNKSQFEALLSDRGIANDDTVILYGGNNNWFAAYAYWYFKLYGHGDVKLLDGGRKKWELDARPLVTDVVERPKTQYVAQEPDTSIRAFRDEVVAAIGTKNLVDVRSPDEFAGRLLAPAHLPQEQAQRAGHIPTAISVPWSKAANEDGTFKSDDELRKIYADAGLDDGKETIAYCRIGERSSHSWFVLQELLGHRNVKNYDGSWTEYGSLVGVPVALGDEPGEA, from the coding sequence ATGAGTCGCGACACCGCACTCGTCTCGGCCGAGTGGGCCGAGAAGAACCTCGGCGCCCCGGGCGTCGTCTTCGTCGAGGTCGACGAGGACACCTCGGCCTACGACACCGGGCACATCGCCGGCGCCGTCAAGCTCGACTGGCGCACCGACCTGCAGGACCAGGTCCGCCGGGACTTCGTCAACAAGAGTCAGTTCGAGGCGCTGCTGTCCGACCGGGGCATCGCCAACGACGACACCGTGATCCTGTACGGCGGCAACAACAACTGGTTCGCCGCGTACGCGTACTGGTACTTCAAGCTCTACGGCCACGGCGACGTGAAGCTGCTCGACGGCGGCCGCAAGAAGTGGGAGCTGGACGCCCGTCCGCTCGTCACCGACGTGGTGGAGCGGCCGAAGACGCAGTACGTCGCGCAGGAGCCGGACACCTCGATCCGCGCGTTCCGCGACGAGGTGGTCGCCGCGATCGGCACCAAGAACCTGGTCGACGTGCGCAGCCCCGACGAGTTCGCCGGCCGGCTGCTCGCCCCCGCCCACCTGCCGCAGGAGCAGGCGCAGCGGGCCGGCCACATCCCGACCGCGATCAGCGTCCCGTGGTCCAAGGCGGCCAACGAGGACGGCACGTTCAAGTCCGACGACGAGCTGCGCAAGATCTACGCCGACGCCGGGCTGGACGACGGCAAGGAGACGATCGCGTACTGCCGGATCGGCGAGCGCTCCTCGCACAGCTGGTTCGTGCTCCAGGAGCTGCTCGGGCACCGCAACGTGAAGAACTACGACGGTTCCTGGACCGAGTACGGCTCGCTCGTCGGCGTGCCGGTGGCGCTCGGCGACGAGCCCGGGGAGGCCTGA
- a CDS encoding polysaccharide deacetylase family protein has protein sequence MRGSTLRAAGLVTVVLAGLLGSAFALGRSLVPDPHPSAAGVATTLNGPRYGEQPPSTDFPGGTASPRPSPDAAPDAAPVEPGGDGPYGALVATGSSQVALTFDDGPDPRWTPQVLALLAQYGVRATFCVVGENVEAHPDLVRSIVAEGHTLCNHSWNHDVNLGKRAPATIRADLLRTNDAILAAAPDARIAYYRQPGGAWTPSVMSACADLSLTPLHWSVDPSDWKAPGATTIEAMVRSQMGPGAIVLMHDAGGDRSGTVSALQQLLPELLARFELEALPVGSP, from the coding sequence ATGCGGGGCTCTACGCTGCGCGCCGCCGGGCTCGTGACAGTCGTACTGGCCGGCCTGCTCGGATCCGCGTTCGCGCTGGGCCGCAGCCTGGTGCCCGACCCGCATCCGTCGGCCGCCGGAGTCGCCACCACGCTCAACGGGCCGCGCTACGGCGAGCAGCCACCCAGCACCGACTTCCCGGGCGGCACGGCCAGCCCCCGGCCGAGCCCCGACGCCGCGCCGGACGCCGCACCGGTCGAGCCCGGCGGCGACGGCCCGTACGGCGCCCTGGTCGCCACCGGCTCGTCCCAGGTCGCGCTCACCTTCGACGACGGCCCCGACCCCCGCTGGACACCGCAGGTGCTCGCACTGCTGGCCCAGTACGGCGTACGGGCGACCTTCTGCGTCGTCGGCGAGAACGTCGAGGCCCACCCGGACCTGGTCCGGTCGATCGTGGCCGAGGGCCACACGCTGTGCAACCACTCCTGGAACCACGACGTCAACCTGGGCAAGCGAGCCCCGGCGACGATCCGGGCCGACCTGCTGCGCACGAACGACGCGATCCTGGCCGCCGCGCCCGACGCGCGGATCGCGTACTACCGCCAGCCCGGCGGGGCCTGGACGCCGTCCGTCATGTCGGCCTGCGCCGACCTGAGTCTCACCCCGCTGCACTGGAGTGTGGACCCGTCGGACTGGAAGGCGCCGGGCGCCACCACCATCGAGGCGATGGTCCGCTCGCAGATGGGGCCCGGCGCGATCGTGCTCATGCACGACGCGGGCGGGGACCGGTCCGGCACCGTCAGCGCGTTGCAGCAACTCCTGCCCGAACTGCTGGCCCGGTTCGAGCTGGAGGCGCTGCCCGTCGGCAGCCCGTGA